From the genome of Pseudomonas yamanorum, one region includes:
- a CDS encoding DUF4426 domain-containing protein, with protein MSRLATFLLTACLSVSAMAADVIDGNRQKEFGDITVHYNTLTTSFLTPEMAQEAGIVRSKELGMINVFVNKGVESIDATVTGTIKDLSGKSEMLTFKKITQKGSTLYVAQYPVPQQETKIFTINVETGGKAHGFSFNQELFPAE; from the coding sequence ATGAGTCGTTTGGCTACTTTTTTACTCACCGCGTGCCTGAGCGTCAGCGCTATGGCGGCGGATGTTATCGATGGTAATCGCCAGAAAGAATTCGGCGATATCACGGTGCACTACAACACCCTGACCACCAGTTTCCTGACACCGGAAATGGCCCAGGAAGCCGGGATCGTACGCAGCAAAGAGCTGGGCATGATCAATGTGTTCGTGAACAAGGGCGTCGAATCGATAGACGCCACCGTCACCGGCACGATCAAAGACCTGAGCGGCAAGAGCGAGATGCTGACGTTCAAGAAAATCACCCAGAAAGGTTCTACGCTTTACGTCGCCCAGTACCCGGTGCCGCAGCAGGAAACCAAGATTTTCACCATCAACGTTGAAACCGGTGGCAAAGCCCACGGTTTCAGTTTCAACCAGGAACTGTTTCCGGCCGAATGA
- the metW gene encoding methionine biosynthesis protein MetW produces MRADLEIIQDWIPAGSRVLDLGCGDGELLSWLRDNKQVTGYGLENDPDNIAQCVAKGINVIEQDLDKGLGNFASNSFDIVVMTQALQAVHYPDRILDEMLRVGRQCIITFPNFGHWRCRWYLATKGRMPVSDFLPYTWYNTPNIHFCTFEDFEALCSEREAKVINRLAVDQQHRHGWASKLWPNLLGEIGIYRVSSPGLTDHQIAV; encoded by the coding sequence ATGAGAGCCGACCTGGAAATCATCCAAGACTGGATCCCCGCCGGCAGCCGCGTGCTCGACCTGGGTTGCGGCGATGGCGAACTGCTGAGCTGGCTGCGCGACAACAAGCAAGTCACCGGCTATGGCCTGGAAAACGACCCGGACAACATCGCCCAGTGCGTGGCCAAGGGCATTAACGTGATCGAGCAGGACCTGGACAAGGGCCTCGGCAACTTTGCCAGCAACAGCTTCGACATCGTGGTCATGACCCAGGCCCTGCAAGCCGTGCACTACCCGGACCGGATCCTCGACGAAATGTTGCGGGTCGGCCGCCAGTGCATCATTACTTTCCCCAATTTCGGCCACTGGCGCTGCCGCTGGTACCTGGCCACCAAGGGCCGCATGCCGGTATCGGATTTCCTGCCCTACACCTGGTACAACACGCCCAACATCCACTTCTGCACCTTCGAAGACTTCGAAGCGCTGTGCAGCGAGCGCGAAGCCAAAGTCATCAACCGCCTTGCCGTCGATCAACAGCACCGTCACGGCTGGGCGAGTAAGCTATGGCCCAACCTGCTGGGTGAGATCGGGATCTACCGGGTCAGCAGCCCGGGCCTGACGGACCACCAGATTGCCGTCTAA